One region of Alcanivorax sediminis genomic DNA includes:
- a CDS encoding phage tail protein has product MNKLISAMVLSVVLLVPARPVFAADTPFIGEIMWVGYTFCPRGWTEASGQLLPISSHTALFSLYGTTFGGDGRTTFGLPDLRGRMPMHVGHGPGLTDRRLGVKGGREEVVLQVSDVPSHQHGLTQASATLHASKLAGETPSAETAMLADGQRAAVYAPAPGSAADVVEMAPESVSVNGNTDLMGGGRGHDNMSPYQVLRACVALQGIYPSRN; this is encoded by the coding sequence ATGAACAAGTTGATTTCTGCAATGGTGCTGTCGGTTGTCCTTTTGGTACCGGCAAGGCCAGTTTTTGCAGCCGATACGCCTTTTATTGGTGAAATCATGTGGGTGGGATACACATTCTGTCCGCGTGGCTGGACGGAAGCTAGTGGACAGCTGCTGCCGATCAGCTCACATACGGCACTGTTCTCGCTCTACGGTACGACGTTTGGAGGCGATGGGCGCACAACCTTTGGGTTGCCGGATCTGCGGGGTCGAATGCCTATGCATGTCGGCCACGGACCTGGCTTAACTGATCGCCGGTTGGGAGTAAAAGGAGGCCGAGAAGAGGTGGTATTGCAGGTCAGTGACGTGCCTTCTCATCAGCATGGCCTGACGCAAGCATCCGCTACCCTGCATGCCAGCAAGCTGGCGGGGGAAACACCTTCTGCTGAGACCGCAATGCTGGCGGATGGCCAGCGGGCTGCGGTGTATGCACCTGCACCTGGCAGTGCTGCAGATGTGGTGGAAATGGCGCCCGAAAGTGTGTCGGTAAATGGTAATACCGATTTAATGGGGGGCGGGCGGGGCCATGACAACATGTCACCCTATCAGGTGCTGCGCGCCTGTGTCGCGCTTCAGGGGATTTACCCTTCCCGTAACTGA
- a CDS encoding rhomboid family intramembrane serine protease: MNPSPNRPATDATKLDWKSFPWALMLLGALLLASQFLNPGKGQQTALSWYESSGLQQLEWNNYLSWLRFNGNAEQAKILEKQLSNGNPHGYAAAMFATQFVEDSDKRARDFWSSEQIEQWRSLRAQVPQQLENSPLYRWGLSAADPRPSRFFTAPFTGGSLWLTLLGLVGLAVVALRLERQLGAGRIVVIWLAGSLLSGAGYLMTVGLGETPLHGAAPAVMALLAAAAALSREPIHLTLPKGKTEQLSLSLPAWIVSIVPLLLLAAIAFTKTPMFANLSAGLLAAFGGALLAVVIQPHESAEEVPEQDAATINVELQQALTHGWSALGKLDGGTAERHFREVLKSEPEQFDALTGLFTAQQMQQPTPEDWHQTANILFSLQVDDAAQATQIAHHWRQYRQHAAKLPEPALWQLVITLTAAEELKLAEQLAMQHAEYSDEQERRKGALGVLRDALLKEGLSQRANALPQ, from the coding sequence ATGAACCCATCACCGAACAGGCCAGCGACTGACGCTACCAAACTCGACTGGAAAAGCTTTCCATGGGCGCTCATGTTGCTGGGCGCCCTGCTATTAGCCAGCCAGTTCCTGAACCCGGGCAAGGGGCAACAAACCGCGCTGAGCTGGTATGAAAGCAGCGGTCTACAACAGCTGGAATGGAACAACTATTTGTCCTGGCTGCGCTTCAATGGCAACGCAGAGCAGGCAAAAATCCTCGAAAAGCAGTTAAGCAACGGTAATCCTCATGGCTATGCCGCAGCCATGTTTGCAACGCAGTTTGTCGAAGATAGTGACAAACGCGCCCGCGACTTCTGGTCATCCGAACAGATCGAACAATGGCGCTCCTTACGTGCGCAGGTGCCGCAGCAGCTGGAAAATTCGCCGCTATATCGTTGGGGCCTGTCCGCAGCAGACCCACGCCCTTCGCGCTTTTTCACGGCACCATTCACCGGCGGCTCACTTTGGCTGACGCTGCTTGGACTTGTTGGCCTCGCCGTTGTTGCCCTACGCCTGGAACGCCAACTCGGGGCCGGAAGGATAGTGGTGATCTGGCTGGCGGGCAGCCTGCTCAGCGGCGCCGGCTACTTGATGACGGTTGGGCTTGGCGAAACACCCCTGCATGGGGCTGCCCCTGCGGTAATGGCACTCCTCGCTGCCGCCGCCGCCCTGTCCCGTGAGCCGATTCATCTGACCTTGCCAAAAGGGAAAACGGAACAGCTTTCACTAAGCCTCCCAGCTTGGATTGTAAGCATCGTGCCTTTGCTGCTACTGGCTGCCATTGCCTTCACCAAAACACCGATGTTTGCCAATCTGTCGGCGGGCCTGCTTGCAGCCTTCGGGGGCGCACTGCTGGCCGTGGTAATTCAACCCCATGAAAGCGCGGAAGAAGTCCCTGAGCAAGATGCTGCGACCATTAACGTTGAGCTGCAACAGGCGTTAACTCACGGTTGGAGTGCCTTGGGAAAGTTGGATGGCGGCACTGCAGAGCGCCATTTCCGGGAAGTCCTTAAAAGCGAGCCTGAACAATTCGACGCCCTGACTGGACTGTTCACGGCCCAACAAATGCAGCAACCCACGCCGGAAGACTGGCATCAGACCGCAAACATCCTTTTCAGCCTTCAGGTTGACGATGCAGCACAGGCCACTCAGATCGCACACCACTGGAGGCAGTATCGACAGCATGCTGCCAAACTGCCCGAGCCTGCCCTGTGGCAACTGGTCATTACCCTGACCGCCGCGGAGGAGCTCAAGTTAGCTGAGCAGCTGGCGATGCAACATGCTGAGTATTCTGACGAACAGGAACGCCGTAAGGGCGCGCTCGGCGTCCTCCGTGACGCCTTGCTAAAGGAAGGACTAAGCCAGCGGGCCAACGCGCTACCGCAATGA
- a CDS encoding HlyC/CorC family transporter → MSDDYSDNGTSRSWLERVGQFFSSTPGDRSELLELIRSMRDSDVIDGDTLGIIEGAICVADMQVREIMIPRSQMVSIRSSSDPRDFLPTIIDCAHSRFPVLGDDPDEVIGVLLAKDLLPLILDPARMERFSIKDHTRSAMVVPESKRLDSLLREFRISRNHMAIVVNEYGGIAGLVTIEDVLEQIVGEIEDEHDIEEDDYLIKNLDNDEYTVKALTPIDDFNEHFRCDFSDEEFDTIGGLVMQKFGRLPGRDESVDLDGYRFTVLSADGRTIRLLRVTPPGENNNEPITEQASD, encoded by the coding sequence ATGTCAGACGATTATTCGGATAACGGTACCAGCCGAAGTTGGTTGGAGCGTGTCGGCCAGTTTTTCTCTTCCACTCCGGGTGACCGGTCAGAGCTGCTGGAACTGATTCGCTCCATGCGCGACAGCGACGTTATTGACGGGGATACCCTCGGCATCATTGAAGGGGCCATTTGCGTGGCCGATATGCAGGTGCGGGAAATCATGATTCCGCGCTCGCAAATGGTCAGCATCCGCTCCAGCTCCGACCCACGTGACTTCCTGCCCACCATCATCGATTGCGCCCATTCCCGCTTTCCGGTGCTCGGTGATGACCCGGACGAAGTGATTGGCGTGCTACTGGCCAAGGATCTGCTACCGCTGATCCTCGATCCTGCCCGTATGGAACGTTTCTCGATCAAGGATCACACCCGATCGGCTATGGTAGTACCGGAATCCAAGCGTCTCGATTCCCTGCTGCGCGAGTTCCGCATCAGCCGTAACCACATGGCCATTGTGGTTAATGAATACGGCGGCATCGCCGGGCTGGTGACTATTGAGGATGTATTGGAACAAATCGTCGGCGAGATTGAAGACGAGCATGATATCGAAGAAGACGATTATCTAATCAAGAATCTGGATAACGACGAATATACCGTCAAGGCGCTGACGCCCATCGACGACTTCAACGAGCACTTCCGCTGCGATTTCAGCGATGAAGAGTTCGACACCATCGGGGGCTTGGTGATGCAGAAGTTTGGTCGACTGCCGGGGCGCGATGAATCCGTAGACCTGGATGGCTACCGCTTCACGGTACTCAGCGCCGATGGCAGAACCATACGATTGCTGCGCGTGACACCGCCGGGGGAAAACAATAATGAACCCATCACCGAACAGGCCAGCGACTGA
- the ybeY gene encoding rRNA maturation RNase YbeY, producing the protein MSGIPTANVDIQWAVEPTDAPDDSQLIAWARHASQVAGCAVGDITLRIVDEDEIRELNRDYRGKDKPTNVLSFPFEMPEGLPADAMEPLLGDIIICDSVVRQEAIEQHKSLQAHWAHMVTHGVLHLLGYDHIDDDDAAVMETLEIRALTEQGFDDPYVDATDNTIDKKMEQAP; encoded by the coding sequence ATGAGCGGGATACCGACAGCCAACGTTGACATCCAGTGGGCCGTCGAGCCCACGGATGCCCCTGACGACAGCCAGCTTATTGCCTGGGCTCGCCATGCCTCCCAGGTCGCAGGCTGTGCCGTAGGAGACATCACCCTGCGCATCGTGGATGAAGATGAAATTCGCGAACTCAACCGGGACTACCGCGGCAAGGACAAACCCACCAACGTGCTGTCCTTCCCCTTTGAAATGCCCGAGGGGCTGCCCGCCGATGCGATGGAGCCGCTGCTGGGCGACATCATCATCTGCGACAGCGTGGTCCGCCAGGAAGCCATTGAACAGCATAAATCCCTGCAGGCACACTGGGCTCACATGGTGACCCATGGTGTATTGCACCTGCTGGGCTACGATCATATAGATGACGACGACGCCGCCGTCATGGAAACACTGGAAATTCGCGCTTTGACAGAACAGGGGTTCGATGACCCCTATGTCGATGCAACCGATAACACAATTGATAAAAAAATGGAGCAAGCCCCCTGA
- a CDS encoding PhoH family protein, whose protein sequence is MDTPLASQHIRLEPNDSRRLASLCGHLDEHIKQIAQRLHVDIHNRGNQFHLSGEADLVEAAATILSELYDQTRDGSELTPEQVHLHLQQSSVAEKATGNSADNTVPFPSDDVVIRTRRVKIKPRGAHQREYVKSVQKYDINFGVGPAGTGKTWLAVACAVDALEKAEVQRILLVRPAVEAGEKLGFLPGDLAEKIDPYLRPLYDALYEMLGFEKVAKLMDRMVIEVAPLAYMRGRTLNNSFVILDEAQNTTPEQMKMFLTRIGFGTRAVITGDVTQVDLPRHQRSGLVNTLEVLEGVKGIGVTTFDSKDVVRHPLVQRIVEAYDRHERDTDSQR, encoded by the coding sequence TTGGACACACCACTCGCTTCTCAGCATATTCGTCTCGAACCCAACGATTCCCGTCGCCTGGCCAGCCTGTGCGGTCATCTGGATGAACACATCAAACAGATCGCCCAACGTCTGCACGTGGATATCCACAATCGCGGCAACCAGTTTCACCTCTCCGGTGAAGCCGACCTGGTGGAAGCCGCTGCGACCATCCTTTCCGAGCTGTACGACCAGACCCGCGATGGCTCCGAGCTGACGCCGGAACAGGTGCATCTGCACCTTCAGCAATCCAGTGTGGCGGAGAAAGCGACAGGAAACAGCGCGGATAATACCGTGCCTTTTCCCTCAGATGACGTGGTCATCCGCACCCGCCGGGTCAAGATCAAGCCCCGCGGAGCCCACCAGCGCGAGTACGTCAAGAGCGTGCAGAAATACGACATCAATTTTGGTGTCGGCCCCGCCGGTACCGGCAAGACCTGGCTCGCCGTGGCTTGCGCCGTAGACGCCCTGGAAAAGGCCGAAGTGCAGCGCATCCTGCTGGTGCGTCCAGCGGTGGAAGCCGGTGAGAAGCTGGGTTTCCTGCCCGGCGATCTGGCCGAGAAAATCGACCCCTACCTGCGCCCGCTCTACGACGCTCTTTATGAAATGCTGGGTTTTGAAAAGGTCGCCAAGTTGATGGATCGCATGGTCATCGAAGTGGCTCCGCTGGCGTACATGCGCGGACGCACTCTGAACAACAGTTTTGTCATTCTGGATGAAGCCCAGAACACCACGCCGGAACAAATGAAAATGTTCCTGACCCGAATCGGCTTCGGCACCCGCGCCGTGATTACCGGGGACGTAACCCAGGTGGATCTACCGCGTCACCAGCGCTCTGGCCTGGTCAATACTCTGGAAGTGCTGGAAGGGGTAAAAGGGATCGGTGTAACCACATTCGACAGCAAGGACGTGGTACGTCATCCGCTGGTTCAACGTATTGTAGAGGCCTACGACCGTCATGAGCGGGATACCGACAGCCAACGTTGA
- a CDS encoding NHL repeat-containing protein, with protein sequence MNRDMQWLTGLTMVTALTLAGCGGNGSSNSNRQVIPPSARSAPLLVMHNGTDNKGQIDRLAPNLSVEATFQSSANEGIVLDLLGNLHAASDITASPSQFQVVHRASSRLDGAMSNLALDRTVAAPGSANLKGIAIAHRAGLIFAANVGGNSIEVYGTAAGDVATPLASTALPGNAWDLVYNESQDRAFLAMTNGTVLVIDNYVAGDFSAMNARTITPGDGMAVSNLHGIAYRADIDTLVVSDVGDAAVADDGKIYVISSASTAQGVVTPDRTLAGPSTLLGNPVDLILEGNRAFIAEKSNDALLVYNNIFAGESGDVAPSRVVDSVKPEALVRDATVPLGADVSDIDDTRIAIEGVLVTSNPPLMGEPDVVVLDTDLSAITRSFTVGGSLESVSVNQLGDVYLTADDAATPSTGMLAVINRLGVARDGGMFSLSRDRMVSGTNTGLVSPKGFDVADELGLVLVTDNGDPAVKVFGAQAGGNVAPLYTTPLSVAPWDLDYDPDSDTLYVALVNGTVAVFDDYSADRGTGGPDRIIVPTIGGMPVATPTNLHGIVYVADRRALIVSDVGSGANGTDGKLYVIERADRADGNTPVAISIDDGDNNAVGNTQLGNPVDIAWDGASLYVAEKSQKQVLRFDNLFDSAGGDVTPDASFAQNNPESVVLLPDYLAPMRDDDGLLQSNP encoded by the coding sequence ATGAATCGGGATATGCAGTGGTTGACGGGTTTAACGATGGTCACGGCCCTTACTTTGGCAGGATGCGGTGGTAATGGCAGTAGCAACAGCAACCGGCAGGTGATCCCGCCCAGCGCCCGTTCGGCGCCACTGCTGGTGATGCATAACGGCACTGACAACAAGGGCCAGATCGATCGATTGGCGCCGAATCTCAGTGTCGAGGCCACCTTTCAGTCCTCAGCCAATGAAGGGATCGTTCTGGATCTGCTGGGGAATCTTCACGCTGCCAGCGACATTACTGCGTCGCCGAGCCAGTTTCAGGTGGTACACCGCGCATCCTCCCGGCTGGATGGTGCCATGAGTAATCTGGCACTGGATCGGACGGTGGCGGCACCGGGGTCAGCGAATCTGAAAGGCATCGCCATAGCACACCGGGCGGGCTTGATCTTCGCGGCCAACGTGGGCGGTAACAGCATAGAGGTTTACGGCACGGCGGCAGGCGATGTGGCCACTCCCCTGGCAAGCACGGCCTTGCCCGGTAATGCCTGGGATCTGGTCTATAACGAGTCTCAGGATCGAGCCTTCCTGGCCATGACCAACGGTACCGTGTTGGTGATCGACAATTATGTGGCGGGTGACTTTTCGGCCATGAATGCCCGTACCATTACCCCCGGTGACGGCATGGCAGTGTCCAACCTGCATGGCATCGCCTATCGGGCAGACATCGATACGTTGGTGGTTTCTGATGTGGGCGATGCGGCGGTGGCCGATGACGGCAAGATTTACGTGATTTCCAGTGCCTCTACCGCGCAAGGCGTGGTGACACCCGATCGTACGCTGGCAGGCCCATCCACGCTCCTCGGCAACCCGGTGGATTTGATACTGGAAGGTAACCGGGCCTTCATTGCGGAAAAATCCAATGACGCGCTCCTGGTGTACAACAATATTTTCGCCGGCGAGTCCGGCGATGTGGCCCCCTCCCGGGTGGTGGACTCGGTTAAGCCGGAAGCGCTGGTTCGCGACGCTACGGTGCCGCTCGGAGCCGATGTATCGGATATTGATGACACCCGCATTGCCATTGAAGGGGTGCTGGTGACCAGCAACCCGCCCTTGATGGGCGAGCCGGATGTCGTGGTACTGGACACGGATCTTTCAGCCATCACACGCAGTTTCACCGTCGGTGGGTCTCTGGAAAGTGTGAGCGTGAATCAGCTGGGGGATGTTTACCTTACCGCTGATGATGCCGCCACACCCAGTACCGGTATGCTGGCTGTCATCAACCGCCTGGGAGTGGCCCGCGATGGAGGGATGTTCTCGCTCAGTCGTGATCGCATGGTGAGTGGTACCAACACCGGTCTGGTCAGCCCGAAAGGGTTTGATGTGGCCGATGAGCTGGGACTGGTGCTGGTCACTGATAATGGTGATCCGGCGGTGAAGGTGTTTGGTGCCCAGGCGGGTGGTAATGTGGCGCCGCTCTATACGACGCCGCTGAGTGTGGCGCCCTGGGATCTGGATTATGACCCGGACAGCGATACCCTTTATGTGGCGCTGGTGAATGGCACCGTGGCGGTATTTGATGACTACAGTGCGGATCGTGGAACCGGTGGCCCGGATCGCATCATTGTCCCCACTATCGGCGGGATGCCGGTGGCGACGCCCACCAACCTGCATGGCATTGTCTATGTGGCTGATCGTAGAGCGCTGATCGTTTCTGATGTGGGCAGCGGTGCCAATGGAACAGATGGCAAGCTGTACGTGATCGAACGGGCCGACCGTGCCGACGGTAACACGCCGGTGGCGATCAGTATCGATGACGGCGACAACAATGCGGTGGGCAATACCCAGCTGGGCAATCCGGTGGATATTGCCTGGGATGGCGCCAGCTTGTATGTGGCAGAGAAGTCGCAGAAGCAGGTGCTGCGTTTCGACAACCTGTTCGACAGCGCCGGCGGCGACGTGACACCGGATGCCAGCTTCGCCCAGAACAACCCCGAGTCTGTCGTATTGCTTCCGGACTACCTGGCCCCGATGCGGGATGATGACGGGCTGCTGCAAAGCAACCCTTAA
- the miaB gene encoding tRNA (N6-isopentenyl adenosine(37)-C2)-methylthiotransferase MiaB, translating to MARKLFIQTHGCQMNEYDSTRMVDLLESSHGLEQTDNPDEADVLLLNTCSIREKAQEKVFHQLGRWKKLKDANPDMIIGVGGCVASQEGEAIRERAPYVDVVFGPQTLHRLPGLITQAASTRELAIDVTFPEIEKFDNLPEPSVDGPTAFVSIMEGCSKYCTFCVVPYTRGEEVSRPVQPVLAEIEHLAEMGVREVNLLGQNVNAYRGKGASGETLDLADLILLIRDIEGIDRIRYTTSHPVEFSDALIQVYEEVPELVSHLHLPVQSGSDRILAMMKRNHMVLEYKSKLRKLKRIRPDISFSSDFIIGFPGETDRDFEDTMDLIHDIGFDMSFSFIYSARPGTPAADLPDDVPMEVKKQRLAILQQRINQNAQDISRKMVGSTQRILVDGFSKKDPGQLKGRTENNRVVNFRCDDTDLIGKFVDVTIAEAYSNSLLGTDPRNPG from the coding sequence TTGGCACGCAAGCTTTTTATCCAGACCCACGGCTGCCAGATGAACGAGTACGACTCCACCCGCATGGTGGACCTGCTCGAATCCAGCCACGGCCTTGAGCAAACCGACAATCCCGACGAAGCGGATGTACTGCTGCTCAACACCTGTTCCATCCGTGAAAAGGCCCAGGAAAAGGTCTTTCACCAGCTTGGCCGATGGAAAAAGCTCAAGGACGCCAACCCCGACATGATTATCGGCGTGGGCGGCTGTGTGGCCAGCCAGGAAGGGGAAGCTATCCGTGAACGTGCGCCCTATGTGGATGTGGTGTTCGGCCCCCAGACCCTGCACCGCCTGCCCGGGCTGATCACCCAGGCCGCCAGCACCCGTGAGCTGGCCATTGATGTGACCTTCCCGGAGATCGAAAAGTTCGACAACCTGCCGGAGCCCAGTGTTGACGGCCCCACCGCCTTCGTCTCCATCATGGAAGGCTGCTCCAAGTACTGCACCTTCTGTGTGGTGCCCTATACCCGTGGTGAGGAAGTCAGCCGTCCGGTGCAGCCCGTATTGGCCGAGATCGAACATCTGGCAGAAATGGGCGTGCGTGAGGTGAACCTGCTCGGCCAGAATGTGAATGCCTATCGCGGCAAAGGCGCCAGCGGAGAAACACTGGATCTGGCAGACCTGATACTGCTGATCCGGGATATTGAGGGTATTGACCGCATTCGCTACACCACCAGCCACCCGGTGGAATTCTCCGATGCCTTGATTCAGGTATACGAGGAAGTGCCAGAACTGGTCAGCCATCTGCACCTGCCGGTGCAATCCGGTTCCGACCGGATTCTGGCGATGATGAAGCGCAATCACATGGTGCTGGAATACAAGAGCAAGCTGCGCAAGCTGAAACGGATCCGCCCGGATATCTCCTTCAGCTCAGACTTCATCATCGGTTTCCCCGGGGAAACCGACCGGGACTTTGAAGACACCATGGATCTGATCCATGACATCGGCTTCGACATGTCCTTCAGCTTTATCTACAGCGCCCGCCCTGGCACCCCGGCGGCAGACCTGCCGGATGATGTGCCCATGGAGGTAAAGAAGCAGCGACTGGCTATTCTTCAGCAACGCATCAACCAGAACGCCCAGGATATCTCCCGCAAAATGGTGGGCAGCACCCAGCGTATTCTGGTGGATGGTTTTTCCAAGAAGGACCCCGGCCAGCTCAAGGGGCGTACCGAAAACAACCGAGTGGTAAATTTCCGCTGCGATGACACCGATCTGATCGGCAAGTTTGTGGACGTGACCATTGCCGAGGCCTACAGCAACTCCCTGCTCGGCACCGACCCGCGTAACCCGGGCTAA
- a CDS encoding SCO family protein codes for MRKLPYILPFLLLIMLAGCDKPESDLPINTRLGGEFSLTDQDGKPFTQQDLKGQVSILFFGYTHCPDICPAVLARVAQVYRTLDEAGLAGKVQPVFITFDPERDTAQHLKEYLPWFKANMIGLTGTLAEIRAVAEQYGVVFIKGNEGENYLFTHSDYIYLLDDQARVRKLYPADFNIDEVAADAESLL; via the coding sequence ATGCGAAAACTGCCGTACATCCTGCCATTCCTGCTGCTGATTATGCTGGCGGGATGCGACAAGCCAGAAAGTGACCTGCCCATCAATACCCGTCTGGGTGGTGAGTTTTCGCTAACGGACCAGGATGGCAAGCCCTTTACCCAGCAAGACCTGAAAGGGCAGGTGTCTATCCTGTTCTTCGGCTATACCCACTGCCCGGATATCTGTCCAGCGGTGCTGGCCCGGGTGGCGCAGGTCTATCGCACTCTGGACGAGGCGGGCCTCGCAGGCAAGGTCCAGCCGGTTTTCATTACCTTTGACCCCGAGCGCGATACTGCCCAGCACCTGAAAGAATACTTGCCCTGGTTCAAGGCCAATATGATCGGGCTGACTGGCACCCTTGCCGAGATCAGGGCGGTAGCCGAGCAGTACGGCGTCGTGTTTATCAAAGGGAATGAGGGCGAGAATTACCTCTTTACCCACAGTGACTATATTTACCTGCTGGATGATCAGGCGCGGGTGCGCAAGCTGTATCCGGCGGATTTCAATATTGATGAGGTGGCAGCTGATGCTGAAAGTCTTCTCTAA
- a CDS encoding copper chaperone PCu(A)C, with protein sequence MLKVFSKGAVLVSAMAWAATAQAELVLSEAWLRAVPPVSPTMAGYVTVTNTGEAAVMITGAQGDFAGHVMLHDMSVQQDGTRAMRHLHAVEVPAGESVSFAPGGMHLMLMHLSRVPAEGEQARLCLELKEGAPVCADFTVSGTSPFEA encoded by the coding sequence ATGCTGAAAGTCTTCTCTAAAGGCGCGGTGCTGGTCAGCGCGATGGCCTGGGCCGCCACAGCCCAGGCAGAGCTGGTACTCAGTGAGGCCTGGTTGCGGGCGGTGCCGCCCGTCTCTCCCACCATGGCCGGTTATGTGACTGTGACCAACACTGGCGAAGCGGCGGTGATGATAACCGGCGCACAGGGCGACTTTGCAGGCCACGTCATGCTGCATGACATGTCGGTGCAGCAGGATGGCACCCGTGCCATGCGCCATTTGCACGCAGTGGAGGTACCTGCAGGGGAGAGCGTTTCCTTTGCTCCTGGCGGTATGCACTTGATGCTAATGCATCTCTCCAGAGTCCCTGCTGAGGGTGAGCAGGCCCGCCTGTGTCTCGAGCTCAAGGAGGGTGCGCCTGTCTGCGCTGACTTTACGGTCAGCGGAACGTCCCCATTTGAAGCTTGA
- a CDS encoding carbohydrate porin, with the protein MKRAFSAALTLGLVTGPVWAETSESDVEQRLKAYEQRLDQLEQQQLEGALEDEERISINGFLSAGMSIADAPTETGEASYIDGSGDKWSHDSLTRAGVQFNAKINEKAQAVVQLFASGEEDFDAEIQWAYLDYALTDSVSAKAGRIVAPFYMHSQYVDVGYAYPWVTPPAEVYLLAPVKTMEGMELAWSFATGPVYHRVSGFWGSSTVDAGARAGNAQFQADDLSGINLTSRWSDWTFRAAYSGASVSVPQDDLDALIPATALGLSLDDVYTYFAGAGLQYDNGSWFFASEVAQLSFGNWYPSSESGYVSLGKYLGKWMPLVTWAAVYPKELDDELPQMLKDGLAERQKSWTAGLRYSLTESVSLKGEYSYYYDFADEDVSTSGFFVTDGSPFKEDNPTVVRLSVDLVF; encoded by the coding sequence ATGAAAAGAGCATTTTCTGCCGCGCTGACGCTTGGCCTGGTGACCGGACCAGTCTGGGCTGAAACGTCGGAAAGCGACGTTGAGCAGCGGCTAAAAGCGTATGAGCAGCGGCTCGACCAATTGGAACAGCAGCAATTGGAAGGTGCGCTGGAGGATGAAGAGCGGATTTCCATCAATGGGTTTTTGTCTGCCGGAATGAGCATCGCCGATGCGCCTACAGAGACCGGCGAAGCCTCCTATATCGATGGATCTGGCGATAAGTGGAGCCATGACTCCCTCACTCGCGCTGGTGTGCAGTTCAACGCCAAAATCAATGAGAAAGCGCAGGCGGTGGTCCAGCTGTTTGCGTCAGGTGAAGAAGATTTCGATGCTGAGATCCAGTGGGCATACCTTGACTACGCCCTGACGGACTCCGTCAGCGCCAAGGCGGGTCGAATCGTTGCGCCTTTCTACATGCATTCCCAGTACGTGGATGTCGGTTATGCCTACCCGTGGGTAACCCCGCCGGCCGAGGTGTACCTTCTGGCTCCGGTTAAAACCATGGAAGGTATGGAACTTGCTTGGTCCTTCGCCACCGGACCGGTTTACCACCGTGTGTCCGGCTTCTGGGGTTCCAGTACCGTTGATGCCGGTGCACGGGCAGGTAATGCCCAGTTCCAGGCGGATGACCTCAGCGGGATTAATCTGACTAGCCGCTGGAGCGACTGGACGTTCCGGGCAGCATACTCCGGGGCCTCTGTCAGCGTACCCCAGGATGACCTGGATGCATTGATTCCAGCGACGGCGCTTGGCTTGAGCCTGGACGATGTCTACACCTATTTTGCCGGTGCCGGACTGCAATATGACAATGGCAGCTGGTTTTTTGCCAGTGAAGTGGCGCAGCTGAGTTTTGGCAACTGGTACCCATCCAGTGAAAGTGGCTACGTGAGCCTGGGTAAATATCTGGGTAAATGGATGCCGCTCGTCACCTGGGCCGCGGTTTATCCCAAGGAACTGGATGATGAGTTGCCGCAGATGCTGAAGGATGGTCTGGCGGAAAGACAGAAGAGCTGGACTGCCGGGTTGCGTTACTCGCTCACCGAGTCGGTTTCCCTGAAAGGGGAGTACAGCTACTACTACGACTTTGCAGATGAAGACGTGAGCACTTCAGGCTTCTTCGTGACGGATGGGAGTCCTTTTAAAGAGGACAACCCGACGGTCGTTCGGCTGTCTGTCGATCTGGTTTTTTAA
- a CDS encoding type 2 periplasmic-binding domain-containing protein, with amino-acid sequence MKKGLLARFLLVAGMLVSITAMADPVVVVGAESSISSLSQNQVRQIFNGQLRRVSGVSVKPLDLPGSNGTRELFYQQAMGKSAEQMKSYWARMIFTGRGMPPREVSSEREMGMLLGSDPGFIGYLDEARVPSGLKVVYRP; translated from the coding sequence GTGAAAAAAGGATTGTTAGCCCGTTTTCTTCTTGTGGCTGGAATGCTTGTCAGCATTACCGCTATGGCCGATCCGGTTGTGGTAGTGGGTGCTGAGAGCAGTATCTCCAGTCTTTCCCAGAATCAGGTCCGCCAAATCTTCAATGGTCAGCTGCGTCGTGTATCCGGTGTGAGTGTGAAGCCACTGGATTTGCCCGGCAGCAATGGTACGCGCGAACTTTTTTATCAGCAGGCAATGGGTAAGTCAGCCGAGCAGATGAAAAGTTACTGGGCCCGGATGATCTTCACTGGCCGCGGCATGCCGCCACGGGAAGTCTCCAGCGAGCGCGAGATGGGTATGTTGCTTGGCAGTGACCCCGGATTTATTGGTTATCTGGATGAAGCTCGTGTGCCGTCAGGACTGAAGGTGGTATACCGTCCTTGA